The nucleotide sequence AGCCGAAAGTAAAGGCGATAAAAAAAGCTGTAAAACCTGCAAAATTCGTCTGAAAAAAGGCAAATTCAGGGCTTTTCATGGGCTCAGGCCGGTCTTGAAAGGCCTGTCTGCTCATTTTTTCTTCGAGGGATCGGCCTTGCATTTGGCGATCTGTCCCAGTGCTTTCTGCTGCAATTCCACGGGTGCCTTGTTGTCCATCAGGGCCTGGATGTCGGCGGCCGGGTAGGACTTGATTGCATCGGCACCACAGGCGCAATGGGATTTGGCCGCCGCCGCGCCGATCTGCGGTGTGGCCGCCTGAGTGCACTGGGTCATGTATTTCTCGCGTTCGCCTTTCGGCCAGTCGGCGTGGGCGGTCAGCGGGAGCAGCAGGGCGAGGGGGGCGACTGCTGCCAGTAACGTATTCAGACGCATGCTGGGATGCTCCTTTGGGTCGATGTCTTGTTATCAGAGGTGCTGCGGGGCGTTTCAGTTCAGCACTCTGGCATAAAAACCAGGGGTTTACGCTTGTGTCGCACTCGATACGGCGATGACCGTTCATCTGTGCTAGCATGCCGGGCTCGGGTATTTTCAGGCTCCGGATGACGACAGGTCCCGGCGGCGGCAAATGTTCGAAATAACCCTGATTTGAATCCCAGTCACTCTGGTTCGGTTTCCCGGTTGGCCGCAAGGCTCCTGCCGCTGTAAGGCAGGCGTTCATGATTGAATGGCCTGGACTGGATCTTGTACTGGCTCATCCCAACCCACGTGACCTTTGGTAGGGGTCACCACTAGGAGAGGAGGCGCCATGCCAACTATTACTCTTCCCGACGGCAGTCAACGTTCATTCGATCATCCGGTATCCGTAGCCGAGGTCGCCGCATCCATCGGTGCAGGCCTGGCCAAGGCCACCCTGGCCGGCAAGGTCAACGGCAAACTGGTGGATGCCAGTGATGTCATCGACAGCGACGCCACGCTGCAAATCATCACGCCCAAGGATGAAGAGGGACTGGAGATCATTCGCCACTCCTGCGCGCACCTGGTCGGCCATGCGGTCAAGCAGTTGTACCCGAGCGCGAAGATGGTCATCGGGCCGGTCATCGATGAAGGCTTCTATTACGACATCGCCTTCGAGCGTCCTTTTACCCCGGACGACATGGCTGCGATCGAACAGCGCATGCAGCAGCTGATCGAGAAGGACTACGACGTCATCAAGAAAGTCACCCCGCGCGCCGAAGTCATCGAAGTCTTCAAGGCCCGTGGCGAAGACTACAAGCTGCGTCTGGTGGAAGACATGCCGGACGAGCAGGCCATGGGCCTGTACTACCACGAAGAATACGTCGACATGTGCCGCGGTCCGCACGTGCCGAATACCCGTTTCCTGAAGTCCTTCAAGCTGACCAAGCTGTCCGGCGCCTACTGGCGTGGCGACGCGAAGAACGAGCAGTTGCAGCGTGTCTATGGCACTGCCTGGGCGGACAAGAAGCAACTGGCGGCCTACATCCAGCGCATCGAGGAAGCCGAGAAGCGCGATCACCGCAAGATCGGCAAGCGCCTGGGCCTGTTCCATACCCAGGAAGAATCCCCGGGCATGGTGTTCTGGCACCCGAACGGCTGGACGATGTACCAGGTGCTCGAGCAGTACATGCGTCAGGTCCAGCGTGAAAACGGCTACCTGGAGATCAAGACGCCGCAAGTGGTGGACCGCAGCCTGTGGGAAAAATCCGGGCACTGGGCCAACTACGCCGACAACATGTTCACCACCCAGTCGGAAAACCGCGACTACGCCATCAAGCCGATGAACTGCCCTTGCCACGTGCAGGTGTTCAACCAGGGCCTGAAAAGCTACCGCGAGCTGCCGATGCGCCTGGCCGAGTTCGGTGCCTGCCACCGCAACGAGCCGTCGGGTGCGCTGCATGGCATCATGCGCGTGCGTGCGTTTACCCAGGACGATGCGCACATCTTCTGCACCGAAGAGCAGATGCAGGCTGAATCCGCCGCGTTCATCAAGCTGACCATGGACGTCTACCGTGACTTCGGCTTCACCGAAGTCGAGATGAAGTTGTCCACTCGTCCGGAAAAACGCGTCGGCTCCGATGAGCTATGGGATCGCGCCGAAGCCGCTCTGGCCGCTGCGCTCGACAGCGCGGGCCTTGCGTACGACCTGCAGCCGGGCGAGGGGGCTTTCTACGGTCCGAAGATCGAATTCTCGCTGAAAGATTGTCTGGGTCGTGTCTGGCAATGTGGTACCTTGCAGCTCGATTTCAACCTGCCGATCCGTCTGGGCGCCGAATACGTGTCCGAAGACAACAGTCGCAAGCACCCGGTCATGCTTCACCGCGCGATCCTCGGTTCCTTCGAGCGTTTCGTCGGGATTCTGATCGAACATTACGAGGGCGCGTTCCCTGCGTGGCTGGCGCCGACCCAGGCAGTGATCATGAATATCACTGATAAACAGGCAGATTTTGCCGCCGAGGTCGAAAAAACCCTCAACCAAAGCGGATTTCGTGCCAAGTCTGACTTGAGAAATGAAAAGATCGGCTTTAAAATCCGCGAGCATACTTTGCTCAAGGTTCCCTATCTCTTGGTTATTGGAGATCGGGAGGTCGAGATGCAGACTGTCGCTGTGCGTACTCGTGAAGGTGCTGACCTGGGCTCGATGCCCGTCGCCGAATTCGCCGAGTTCCTCGCGCAAGCGGTTTCCCGGCGTGGTCGCCCAGATTCGGAGTAATTATTATTAAGCGTGAAATGAGACAAGATAAACGAGCTGCACCGAAGGCCCCGATCAACGAGAATATCTCGGCACGCGAGGTTCGGTTAATTGGCGCTGACGGCGAGCAGATTGGCATCGTCTCGATTGATGAAGCGCTTCGTATTGCTGAAGAAGCCAAGCTTGATCTGGTGGAAATTTCCGCAGACGCAGTCCCACCGGTTTGCCGGGTGATGGACTACGGCAAGTCGATCTTCGAGAAGAAGAAGCAGATTGCCGCGGCGAAGAAAAACCAGAAGCAGATTCAGGTAAAAGAAATCAAGTTTCGTCCAGGGACGGAGGAAGGGGATTACCAGGTAAAACTGCGCAACCTGGTACGTTTCCTGAGTGACGGGGACAGGGCCAAGGTATCCTTGCGATTCCGCGGCCGTGAGATGGCCCACCAGGAGCTGGGGATGGAACTCCTCAAGCGGGTTGAACAAGACCTGCTCGAGTACGGTTCGGTCGAACAGCATCCTAAGATGGAAGGACGCCAGCTGATCATGGTCATCGCCCCGAAAAAGAAGAAGTAATCACCAGGGCA is from Pseudomonas sp. B21-056 and encodes:
- the thrS gene encoding threonine--tRNA ligase, with the translated sequence MPTITLPDGSQRSFDHPVSVAEVAASIGAGLAKATLAGKVNGKLVDASDVIDSDATLQIITPKDEEGLEIIRHSCAHLVGHAVKQLYPSAKMVIGPVIDEGFYYDIAFERPFTPDDMAAIEQRMQQLIEKDYDVIKKVTPRAEVIEVFKARGEDYKLRLVEDMPDEQAMGLYYHEEYVDMCRGPHVPNTRFLKSFKLTKLSGAYWRGDAKNEQLQRVYGTAWADKKQLAAYIQRIEEAEKRDHRKIGKRLGLFHTQEESPGMVFWHPNGWTMYQVLEQYMRQVQRENGYLEIKTPQVVDRSLWEKSGHWANYADNMFTTQSENRDYAIKPMNCPCHVQVFNQGLKSYRELPMRLAEFGACHRNEPSGALHGIMRVRAFTQDDAHIFCTEEQMQAESAAFIKLTMDVYRDFGFTEVEMKLSTRPEKRVGSDELWDRAEAALAAALDSAGLAYDLQPGEGAFYGPKIEFSLKDCLGRVWQCGTLQLDFNLPIRLGAEYVSEDNSRKHPVMLHRAILGSFERFVGILIEHYEGAFPAWLAPTQAVIMNITDKQADFAAEVEKTLNQSGFRAKSDLRNEKIGFKIREHTLLKVPYLLVIGDREVEMQTVAVRTREGADLGSMPVAEFAEFLAQAVSRRGRPDSE
- the infC gene encoding translation initiation factor IF-3, coding for MIIKREMRQDKRAAPKAPINENISAREVRLIGADGEQIGIVSIDEALRIAEEAKLDLVEISADAVPPVCRVMDYGKSIFEKKKQIAAAKKNQKQIQVKEIKFRPGTEEGDYQVKLRNLVRFLSDGDRAKVSLRFRGREMAHQELGMELLKRVEQDLLEYGSVEQHPKMEGRQLIMVIAPKKKK